Sequence from the Pedobacter sp. D749 genome:
GAGCATGAGTTTAAAAACCGCAATTATATTTCTCATGATGAGTTATTAAATGAGATTAAAAGTTGGTAACCAAACATCTTGAAATTGTCTGGACTAAGCCAGCCAAAAACCAATTAAGAGAAATCTATAATTACATAGGCCAAGAATCTGTCCAAAATGCAATAAAGGTTATAAATGATTTAACCCAAGCAGTAGAAAATATAGTTCAGTATCCTGAAAAATATAAGATTGATCAATATAAAAAAGATAACGACGGGACATATCGTGCTTTTGAAAAACATCATTTTAGGATATCTTATCGAAACGAAAATCAGATAATAAGAATATTAAGGGTTAGGCATACCAAAATGAATCCTAAAAAACATTAATTTACGATGCTAATCATAATTCCAAAAGATAAAAATTAATTTCTTACAATTACCATCTCTATTTTTACCTTTGCGGCAGCTTGAAAACCCCGCAAAACATATCCGATTTCAAACAAAAAGCATTACACTGGGCTAACCAGTTCGAGGTTTGCTGCTTTTTAGATTCAAATAACTACAAAGATGCTTATTCAGCTTACGACTTCATTATCGTGGCCGGTGCTCATGCAGAACTAAAATGTGGACCAGGAAATGCATTTGATCAGCTAAAAAGTTTTCATTCTCAACATCAGCAGTGGATTTTCGGATTTTTCAGTTACGACCTGAAAAACGAAATCGAAGACCTTCAATCTAATCATCCTGATCATTTAAATTTCCCAGATCTATATTTTTTTGTTCCAAAACACCTCATAGCCTTCAAAAATGGCAATGTTGAGGTTCTGATTGGTCCTGAATCGATTTTAGCGGACATAAATTCCTTTCAGCTTAACACAGGAACCCAATCTAAAAAAGTAACGATAGCGCAACGATTGTCTAAGGACCAATATATTCAAAAAGTAGGCACCTTAAGAGATCATATTATTCGTGGCGATATTTATGAAGTTAATTTCTGTCAGGAGTTTTTTGCCGAAAATATAAAAATAGACCCCATTCAAACTTTTGAGGCGCTAAATCAAGTCTCTCCCACCCCTTTTGCAGGTTATTTTAAGGTTTATGGTAAATATATTTTATCTGCCACACCAGAAAGATTTTTGTGCAAACGTGGCTCAAAACTTACCTCGCAGCCCATTAAAGGCACAGCTAAAAGAAGTTCTGATCTGGCAGAAGATGAAGCCATAAAACTGCAGCTTAGAAACGACATTAAAGAACAGGCAGAAAATGTAATGATTGTTGACCTGGTACGCCACGACCTTACCAAATCGGCCGTTAAGGGTTCTGTTAAAGTCGATGAGTTATTCGGCATTTACAGCTTCCCACAGGTGCACCAGATGATTTCTACCATTAGCTGTGACCTAAATCCAGAAGTCCATTTTATTGATGCCATTAAAAATGCGTTCCCAATGGGCTCCATGACGGGGGCTCCAAAGATTAAAGCAATGAAATTGATCGAAGAATACGAAGTCACCAAAAGAGGAATATATTCTGGCTCTTTTGGCTGCATTAATCCTGATGGTGATTTCGATTTTAACGTGGTAATCCGCAGCATCTTGTATAATGCCGATTCCAAATATTTATCTTTTCAGGTTGGAGGAGCGATTACTTATCAAAGTGATGCAGTATTGGAATATGAAGAATGTCTGTTGAAAGCCAGCGCGATTTTGAAGGTATTAGGAGGTTAATTGGTTCATTAGTTCAATTGTCATTAGTTCACTTGCCATTCATTAGCCAGTTTGTCATTCTGAACGCAGTGAAGAATCTCTTCTACCTTAGTTGTAGCGTCTCGCTATGACTTAACCACCGCTAAGTTATTATTCAAATAAGAAGGTCTTAGCGAGACGCTAAAACCAGGACGTTAGAGTATGTCATTCTGAACGCAGTGAAGAATCTTTTTATTTCTTGCTGTATCCTCCCGTAATCGTTTTACACTTTCGAATTGCAGATTCTTCGTAAACTCAGAATGACAATTTTCGGCAAACAAAAAAGGCGGAATGCTCTGCATCATGCAAAACCTTCCACCCTTCTACTTTCAAGCCTTCTACCTTATTTCTTGTAATACTGTTGTGCTTCAGGCAAATATTTTTGAATTTGTGCAATACGTGTAGCATCGCTTGGGTGGGTGCTTAAAAATTCAGCCGGCTTTTGGGCTCCTGCAGATGCAGCCGACATTCTATTCCAGAAACTGGTCGCATTTTGCGGATTATATCCGGCCATGGCCATAAAAATCAAGCCCAAACGATCGGCCTCTAATTCCTGGTTACGACTGAATTTTAACATCGCAACTGGTGTACCAACGCCATATAGGGTATTAAAAATAGACTGCGTTTTAGGGTTTTTAGACAAAGCAACTCCCGCTGCTGCGCCAACACCCTGGGCAACCATTTCCTGCGACATACGTTCAGCTGAGTGACCCGCAATAGCATGCGCAATCTCATGCCCCATAACAGTTGCTAAACCAGCGTCATCCTGCGTAACAGGCAAAATACCGGTATAAACTACAATCTTCCCTCCTGGCATACACCAGGCATTTTTTTCATTGTTCTGTACTACATTAACTTCCCATTGATAATCAGCAATCAGATTACCATAATTATTGCTGTTCATATAAGATTTTACAGCTGTAATTAACCTGCTTCCAACCGTTTTCACTTTTAAGGCCTGGGCATTTGAAGCGGGTAAAACGGTAGATTTATTTTCTGTTAAAAAGGTACTATAGGCTTGGAATGCCATTGGCAAAACCTGATCGTTACTAACTAAATCAAATCGACTACGTCCTGTTAAAGGAACTGTAGAACATGAGTTAAATAATAAAATCCCAGCAACACTTGCTGTTAAAAATAACTTTTTCATAAATGCGATTTTAAATGATTAGTAATACCTATAGGTAAAGTCGATGATTAAACAGTAAGCCTATAAATAAGTTTTAAAGAAATGTGTTTTGTTAATTAATTAGTCTTCTTCCTAAACAAATACACTTTAGATTCTTTGCCTTTCAGCAATCTTTCGAGATTTTTTTGGTGCGTAACTAAGATTAAAATACAAACCACCATGCCATAAAGCACTTCAGATTTGATGGAAACCTGAAACAAGAAAACTACACTTAGCGGAAAAGTAAATCCGGCGCAAATAGAGCTTAATGAAACATATTTAGTTAACAACAATACCACCACAAAAACCAGAACGCAAAGCATAGATGCTTCGAAGTTAACTGCTAAAATCATTCCAAAAAGTGTGGCTACTCCTTTCCCCCCCCTGAAACCCGCAAAAACAGGAAATAAATGTCCCATTACCGCGGTCACCCCCAAGGCAAGTTGGTAGTTAACAAAAACAACTGAATTTTGTGGTCCGGTAACCGACATACCGATCAGATAGGCAAGATTGGTTGCAGTATAACCTTTTGCAATGTCAATGATCATAACAGCAATTCCGGCTTTTTTGCCCAGTACCCTAAAAGTATTGGTTGCACCCGCATTGCCACTTCCGTATTCCCTTACATCAACTCCATAGAATGCCTGACCAAGCCATACAGCTGTTGGTATAGATCCAAAAAGGTAAGCAATTAATAACGCGCTGAGAGAATAAACCGTAACCATAGCCTACAATGATACAAAAAATAAGCTTTCAATTTTATAGCAAATCACTTTAGTATGCTTTTAAACTCATATCCAGGCTTTTCACAGAATGTGTAAGTGCGCCCATCGAAATAAAATCTACTCCACAAGCTGCATATTCTGCAACATTCTCTTCGGTAATTCCTCCGGAAGCTTCTGTAATAAATTTCCCGTCGATTAATGCAACCGCAGCTCTTAAGCTTTCAAAACTAAAATTATCAAGCATAATACGGTCTACACCACCAATAGCCAAAACCTGGGATAACTCCTCTAAGTTCCTAACCTCAATTTCGATCTGAAGTGATTTATTCTGATTGATCAGATATTTTTGCGCAGCGGTAATGGCGTTTGAAATCCCTCCTGCATAATCTACATGATTATCCTTGATTAAGATCATATCATATAAACCAATGCGGTGATTTACCCCACCACCAATCCTAACTGCCCATTTTTCTAAATAACGCAAACCGGGAGTAGTTTTACGGGTATCTAAAATCTTGGTTTTAGTCGTTTTTAACAGTGAAACAATACGATGAGTTTTGGTAGCAATACCACTCATACGCTGCATGCAGTTTAAAACCAATCGTTCTGCTATTAAAATAGCATGTGTACTTCCAGCAACGGTTAAAGCAATATCGCCTACTTTTACAGCAACACCATCCTGTAGCAATACATCAACTTTCAGTCCGGCATCAACCTCCTTAAAAATCTCAAGGGCCAATTCAATTCCAGCCAAAACACCATCTTCTTTGATAATCAGTTTTGCTTTTCCCTGCGTTCCTGGCGGAATTGTTGAAAGCGAAGTATGATCTCCATCACCAACATCTTCGGTAAGGGCATTTTTTATGAATTGATGTATAAGTTGAGTATCCAAAATATAGGTTTTATGCCGCAAAAATAAGAATTATTTATTAGCAGGCAATTTACTGAAAGGTTAAAGTGAATTTGTTGACTTTACAAGTTTCCAACCTCCGCGACTTATGAAGTTGGCATAGGCATAGCGTTGACACAATTCCGTAAGTTCTGGATAGCCAATTAATCCTTAGCAGGTTCAATTCTTAATTCAGTAATTGAAAAGCTGGTATTGAATTTTTTCATGGTAACAGAAACCCGGAAGGTTTCTTTAGCAGTACTCAAAATAATTACGCCAAAACGATAATTTGGATTTGTGTTTATTTTATGAAAAATACTTGTTTTTACCGGAGGATGTTTAATGAAAAAATCTCTCAAAATTTGTTCACCCTGTGCTTTTGAGTATACATCTTCTT
This genomic interval carries:
- a CDS encoding type II toxin-antitoxin system RelE/ParE family toxin, with product MVTKHLEIVWTKPAKNQLREIYNYIGQESVQNAIKVINDLTQAVENIVQYPEKYKIDQYKKDNDGTYRAFEKHHFRISYRNENQIIRILRVRHTKMNPKKH
- the nadC gene encoding carboxylating nicotinate-nucleotide diphosphorylase; this translates as MDTQLIHQFIKNALTEDVGDGDHTSLSTIPPGTQGKAKLIIKEDGVLAGIELALEIFKEVDAGLKVDVLLQDGVAVKVGDIALTVAGSTHAILIAERLVLNCMQRMSGIATKTHRIVSLLKTTKTKILDTRKTTPGLRYLEKWAVRIGGGVNHRIGLYDMILIKDNHVDYAGGISNAITAAQKYLINQNKSLQIEIEVRNLEELSQVLAIGGVDRIMLDNFSFESLRAAVALIDGKFITEASGGITEENVAEYAACGVDFISMGALTHSVKSLDMSLKAY
- the plsY gene encoding glycerol-3-phosphate 1-O-acyltransferase PlsY, which gives rise to MVTVYSLSALLIAYLFGSIPTAVWLGQAFYGVDVREYGSGNAGATNTFRVLGKKAGIAVMIIDIAKGYTATNLAYLIGMSVTGPQNSVVFVNYQLALGVTAVMGHLFPVFAGFRGGKGVATLFGMILAVNFEASMLCVLVFVVVLLLTKYVSLSSICAGFTFPLSVVFLFQVSIKSEVLYGMVVCILILVTHQKNLERLLKGKESKVYLFRKKTN
- a CDS encoding anthranilate synthase component I family protein, yielding MKTPQNISDFKQKALHWANQFEVCCFLDSNNYKDAYSAYDFIIVAGAHAELKCGPGNAFDQLKSFHSQHQQWIFGFFSYDLKNEIEDLQSNHPDHLNFPDLYFFVPKHLIAFKNGNVEVLIGPESILADINSFQLNTGTQSKKVTIAQRLSKDQYIQKVGTLRDHIIRGDIYEVNFCQEFFAENIKIDPIQTFEALNQVSPTPFAGYFKVYGKYILSATPERFLCKRGSKLTSQPIKGTAKRSSDLAEDEAIKLQLRNDIKEQAENVMIVDLVRHDLTKSAVKGSVKVDELFGIYSFPQVHQMISTISCDLNPEVHFIDAIKNAFPMGSMTGAPKIKAMKLIEEYEVTKRGIYSGSFGCINPDGDFDFNVVIRSILYNADSKYLSFQVGGAITYQSDAVLEYEECLLKASAILKVLGG
- a CDS encoding DUF4783 domain-containing protein — encoded protein: MIRSLFLLVISLSSLYYPTAIQADIIDDLSSYFKAGNSKEIAKSFASTIELIIVDEEDVYSKAQGEQILRDFFIKHPPVKTSIFHKINTNPNYRFGVIILSTAKETFRVSVTMKKFNTSFSITELRIEPAKD
- a CDS encoding M48 family metallopeptidase, whose amino-acid sequence is MKKLFLTASVAGILLFNSCSTVPLTGRSRFDLVSNDQVLPMAFQAYSTFLTENKSTVLPASNAQALKVKTVGSRLITAVKSYMNSNNYGNLIADYQWEVNVVQNNEKNAWCMPGGKIVVYTGILPVTQDDAGLATVMGHEIAHAIAGHSAERMSQEMVAQGVGAAAGVALSKNPKTQSIFNTLYGVGTPVAMLKFSRNQELEADRLGLIFMAMAGYNPQNATSFWNRMSAASAGAQKPAEFLSTHPSDATRIAQIQKYLPEAQQYYKK